From Pirellulales bacterium:
GAAATTGGTCCAGTCCGATGCTATTCTGCTTCCGCGACGGTATGCAAATGGACGGAGCCTGAACATGAAAGCGATATTTGGAACGTTTGCCATTTTCGTTACAGCGCAAGCGATCCTGGCCGGTTTTGGCATCGGCGAGGGCTTTTTGATCCACTTGGCGATTCCCGCGGTTGATCTGAATGTCGCGATTTTCGTCGGCGTGGCGGCCGCGATCACGATGGCCCACTTTATGGTTCAAGTCCTCAATGCAGTGGCCTCGCGACGCCTCGACGAAGACGCTTCCGAGAATCGCGAAGACGACGAGGCGCCCCCGACTTTCTACGTGCCCGTGCCTCCGATGCACCGGCAGCGCCCGCGGCGGAAAAAGAAGTGAAGCAAGTCCAACCGGTGGGTGGCCGGGGCTGGACCGAAGGGAAGCCCCGGTTCGCGGGCCCACCGGGGCTTCGGCTGCGCCTCCAGCCCCGGCCACCCCTTCACGCCGCGATTTGTTAGGGGCCCTAAGAATTCGGCGTGAAGGCGACGTCAACCCAGTAGTTGCTCTCGCGCGCGGTGAGACCGGGGAATCCGCCTGGACCGTATCGGTACACGCCGTTGCCGCCTCCCGCGACGTTCGATAGCGCGTGAAGCGGGCCGTTGGTCGCGCCGGCGTTGGCGAAGAAGCCGATATCGTCGGCGTAATTGCCGTTGGTCGTGTGGTACGAGGCGATGTAGGTCGTGTGGGCCTTGATCGCGACGGGATTGGAGAAGTTCACCTGCTGCCAGCCCGAGGCTGTTTCGTTCGTGAAGGTCGCGGTGGCCAAGAGCGCGCCGTCGGCCGACCAGAGATCGGCCACGTGCGGGCCGGTGTTTGTCGCCGACTTGTAGAACCGCAGGCCGGTGATGAAGCCATCAACGTCGCTCTGGAATTTCATCCCCAGCTCGACCGACTGCGCGTCGGACGTATTGGTCCAATGCGGCAGTGTCGCGTCGGTCCACAGGCTAAATGAGCGCTGCACCGCGGCGATCGCGTCGGCCGCAATGCTCGAAGCCGGCACGTTGATGACGATCGTGGTGCGGCTGGTGCCAGCGCCGGGGCTGACGCTGAACTGCTGGACGGTCGTGCTGCCATCGGGACCGGTGACGGTGACGGCATACGTCCCCGCGAAGCCGCGGAAATCGAGGTTGCCGGCGCCGTTGGTCGCGCCGTCGGCGATCGTGGTCCACTGGTGCATCAGGTCTTCATAGCGCTGGCCGTCGGCGTTCAAGGTCCAATCGAGATTGACCATCGCCGCGGTTGGGCCGCGCCATTGAGAGCCGGCCCAGAAGCCCCACATCACGATTCCCTGCACGCTGGGATTGCTGAAGGCCTCACGATATAGCGCTTCCATCTGATTGGCCCGCTGGTTCGGATCGGCGTTGGCGGTGTCGAACTCCGTGACCCAGATCGGCAGGCCGAGTTGGCCGAGGCTGTTGAGCTTGGACTCGACATCCCGCGGATTGATGCTCCCGAAAAAATGCGCCTGCACGCCGATGCCGTCGATCGGGGCGCCCGCCGCCAGCAGCGATTGGATCTCTGCCTTGTAGGCAGCCGTGCTGTTGCCTTCGATGGCGTTGGTGTCGTTCGTGAAAAGCTGGGCGTCCGGATCGAGGGCGCGGGCCTCCTCGAAGAGCCACGGCAGAATCCAGTTGGTGAGCCGGCTGCTGAAGAAAGTCGCGTTCAGCATCTCGTTGTCGACTTCCCACTGCGCGAACGTGCCGTCGAAATGGGCCACGACGCTTTGCACGCGCGCTTCCAACGCCTGGAACAACGCCGGCGGCGAGAGTTGCTTGAGCCACGGCTGAACGATCTGATTCCAACCCCAAACGATCGAATGGCCACGAAGCGTAATGTTGTTGGCCGCGGCGTAGGCGGCGATCCCGTCGGCCACGTTGTAAAGCACGTTCCCCTGGGTCGGCTCGTCGGCATACCAATTCGATTCGTCCTCCATCGTTGCCCAGGAAAAATGGCTCTTGAAGAACGCTGCGTATTGCGGATTGACGAGCACGTTGTTGTTGATCGCCGAGCCGAATGCGAACTGGCTCTGCACCTCGCGGGCGTCGATCGTCACGTTCGGCACGGGATTGCTGAACTGATCGACGACCTGCACCTCGGCATTCCCCTCGCGAATCTGATTGATCCGCGCGTTTTCCATTTGCGTCCAGGGGTCCGTCGAAACGGCCGGCGCTGGCGGGGTTGCCGCGTGCGCGGCAGGGCCTTGCTTGAACGATTGCTGCACCTGCGCGGCGGCGATCACCTGACTGAAGATCTGGATGTCGTCCAACTCGCCGGCGAAGTAGGCCGCACCGCCCGACGTGTGCTCGATCCGGCCGATGCTCGTGAACGATGACGTGATGCCGCCCGTCCGGCCGACGGCGCTTCCATCGAGCAGGCCATCGACATACACCTGCTCAAGCCCGCTGGTGGCGTTGCGAGCGAGCGTGATGAAATGCCAACGGCCGTCGTTCACTGCGTGGCTACTCGCGGCCGTGACGCCCGCGCCGACGTGAATGTGTCCCGTCGAATCGAGCCAGCCCCAGCCAATTTCATTGTTCGAGTCGGGGTTATGCACGCCGGCGATGCCGGGCGCCGTGGCCGTGGCGGCGGTGCCGACCTGCGTCGTGAGCATCCAGAACGACATCGCAGCCGTGCCGCCGAGCCAGCGGCTCAGATCGAGGTTTGCATTGACGTAGCTGCTCTGGCCGTCGAAGCTCAGCCCAGTGCCGACCCGGCCGGGCGCCCAAGTCGCGCCGAAGTCCGTGGCATTGCGGCCGTTGCCAGAGTAATCTGCCGCAACGTTTCCCGCTCCTTCGTCCAGCGGCAGCCAAACCTCTGGTGGCACCATCGCCACGCTCTTGGCCGCCATCATCCACCGCGGCTCGAGCGGCTCGCCCCCGCGCAGCCGCCGACCCGAGCGCCGCGAATTGCCAGTTTTCCGCTTGGCAACGCTTCGCTTCGTAAACCACCGCCCAAAATCAATCAAACTAGGCGCCACTTCAACGATGTCCTCTCAGTCCCCTATAGTAATTGGGAATGATGGGTAATTGGGGAAACAGCGGTAAATTTCCGGTTCGTGGTGCTGTCAGGTGTTCCGGGGGTAACGATCATGCTTGGTACGAGCGGCGGCGAGTGCCGAAGAAAGTGGGCAGTTGGCAGTAGCCAGTCGGCAGGGCGCGCGAGTTCGCAATCGTTAGCCCCGCCGCTCGTGGCGGGATGGCCCTGTCGAAAGGTCCGATGGGGGACTCTCCCCTTTGCCCAGGCGGACTTCGGATCGACTCTTAAAGACGGGCGCGAATGACGTCACAAAGCCCGGCGCTTACTGGACGCGGGCGGAAAACCAATAATAAAATGGGGACGATTGAGGAGCCTGCGGCCGTCCCGATTTCAGTACATCTGGGAAATCTCGGCGAGGAGGTCCATCATGAAGCGCCGTGACTTTCTGGTCGCCTCGGCGTCTGCTTCCGCCGCGCTGATGCTTCCAACCCGCACTGACGCCGGGCCGGGATGGGCGAGCCCGGCTGCGGCGATCAAGGCGCCGCGGGAAGGGTTCCTATTCGTAAGTTGCACTTATGCAAACACGGGCGTCAAGGCGGCCGACTATTTGGCCGTGGTCGACGCTCGGCCCGAGTCGAGCACGTATTCGCAGGTCGTGCATCGCTTGCCGATGCCGAATGTCGGCGATGAGCTGCATCATTACGGCTGGAACATCTGCTCGGCCTGTCATGGCCGGCCCGGCGATCGGCGGTATCTCATCATTCCGGGCTTGAAGTCGAGCCGGATTCATATCGTCGACGCCCTCGATCCGCTCAAGCTGAAGTTGGAGAAAGTAATCGAGCCAGAGGAGATTGCCCGGAAGGTCAATTTATCCGCGCCGCACACGGTGCATTGCCTGCCCGACGAATCGGTGATGATCTCGATGTTGGGCGACTCCGCCGGCAATAGCCCCGGCGGCTTTCTGCTGCTCGATCCGAAGTTCGAGATCGTCGGCCGCTGGGAGAAGGAGGCGGCGGGAGTGAAATACAATTACGACTTCTGGTATCAACCCCGTGCCGGCGCGATGATCTCGACGGAATGGGCCGCGCCGAACACTTTCACCGGCGGCTTTAATCCCGATGACGTCAAACGCGGCAAATACGGTCAGCGGCTGCACGTTTGGGATTGGAACTCGCACGGGCTGCGGCAGACGATCGATTTAGGAGGCGAGGGCTTGATTCCGCTCGAAATCCGGTTTGCCCACGATCCCGATAAAACCCATGGCTTCGTCGGCGCGGCGCTTTCGAGCACGATCTGGACATTCAGCAAAGAGAAGTCGGGCACGCCCCCGCCGTGGAAAGCCGAACAGACCATTGCTGTCAAGCCGATCGTTGTGGAGGGAAAGCCGGTGCCGGGGCTGATCTCCGATCTGGTGGTTTCGATGGACGACCGATTTCTGTATTTCGCCAACTGGCTGCAAGGGGATGTCCGGCAATATGACGTCGCCAATCCATTCAAGCCGAAGCTAACGGGGCAACTCTATATCGGCGGACTCGTCGGCAAAGCTGGCTCCGTCCATGGCAGAAAGCTGGCGGGCGGCCCCCAAATGCTCCAGCTCAGCCTGGACGGCCGGCGGCTTTATGTCACCAATTCGCTGTACAGCACTTGGGACAATCAATTCTATCCCGAAGTCGCCAAGCAGGGCTCGTGGCTGGTGCAGATCAATTGCGACACGTCGCGGGGCGGGCTGAGCGTCGACGAGCGGATGTTCATCGACTTCGGCCGCGAGCCGAACGGCCCGGTGCGAGCGCATGAGATTCGCTACCCCGGCGGCGATTGCACCTCGGATATCTTTACGTAGCGGGCTGGCGCCAAGAACTGCTGGCGACTCTGTTGCGGCATGGTCTCCCGACCACGACGCAGTGCGCGACCAAACGTCTCCCCACGAGTCGTCGGCACTTTTCGGGAGACCTTCAAACGGGTCGGAGTTAGAAGAGCGAACGCTGCAAGTCGATCGTGGTTCCCAACAGCCGAGCGAGTTCGTCGGCCGGAACCCGCATCAACTCCGCCGGCTCGACCTTATAAAGACCGCCGCCGTAGACTCTCCCCGCGCCGGACAATTGCCGCGGGCAAATTGCCGCCAGCGCCGCCAGCACTTCGGCGCCGCGCGCGGCGACCGTCGCTGCCACGTGCGGCTTTGGATAGAGGAGCAGATACACATTGGCCGCAATCGCGCCCGATTTATTCCAAATGAATCGAAACGGCCGCTCGACGCTGCGCCCCATATACGTGCAGAGCAGCGTGGGCACGGCTCGCTTTTCCTGCGAATACCACGGCGAGCGGCGGCTCGTCAGGAATCCATCTGCAATTCCTTCCTTCTTGCCCGACTCGAGGTAGCTCCAGAACCGCGGCCATTTCTCGCGCACGACTTCTTCCGCAAATCGGCAGTCGATCAATGCCAG
This genomic window contains:
- a CDS encoding DUF4082 domain-containing protein, whose translation is MAPSLIDFGRWFTKRSVAKRKTGNSRRSGRRLRGGEPLEPRWMMAAKSVAMVPPEVWLPLDEGAGNVAADYSGNGRNATDFGATWAPGRVGTGLSFDGQSSYVNANLDLSRWLGGTAAMSFWMLTTQVGTAATATAPGIAGVHNPDSNNEIGWGWLDSTGHIHVGAGVTAASSHAVNDGRWHFITLARNATSGLEQVYVDGLLDGSAVGRTGGITSSFTSIGRIEHTSGGAAYFAGELDDIQIFSQVIAAAQVQQSFKQGPAAHAATPPAPAVSTDPWTQMENARINQIREGNAEVQVVDQFSNPVPNVTIDAREVQSQFAFGSAINNNVLVNPQYAAFFKSHFSWATMEDESNWYADEPTQGNVLYNVADGIAAYAAANNITLRGHSIVWGWNQIVQPWLKQLSPPALFQALEARVQSVVAHFDGTFAQWEVDNEMLNATFFSSRLTNWILPWLFEEARALDPDAQLFTNDTNAIEGNSTAAYKAEIQSLLAAGAPIDGIGVQAHFFGSINPRDVESKLNSLGQLGLPIWVTEFDTANADPNQRANQMEALYREAFSNPSVQGIVMWGFWAGSQWRGPTAAMVNLDWTLNADGQRYEDLMHQWTTIADGATNGAGNLDFRGFAGTYAVTVTGPDGSTTVQQFSVSPGAGTSRTTIVINVPASSIAADAIAAVQRSFSLWTDATLPHWTNTSDAQSVELGMKFQSDVDGFITGLRFYKSATNTGPHVADLWSADGALLATATFTNETASGWQQVNFSNPVAIKAHTTYIASYHTTNGNYADDIGFFANAGATNGPLHALSNVAGGGNGVYRYGPGGFPGLTARESNYWVDVAFTPNS
- a CDS encoding selenium-binding family protein produces the protein MKRRDFLVASASASAALMLPTRTDAGPGWASPAAAIKAPREGFLFVSCTYANTGVKAADYLAVVDARPESSTYSQVVHRLPMPNVGDELHHYGWNICSACHGRPGDRRYLIIPGLKSSRIHIVDALDPLKLKLEKVIEPEEIARKVNLSAPHTVHCLPDESVMISMLGDSAGNSPGGFLLLDPKFEIVGRWEKEAAGVKYNYDFWYQPRAGAMISTEWAAPNTFTGGFNPDDVKRGKYGQRLHVWDWNSHGLRQTIDLGGEGLIPLEIRFAHDPDKTHGFVGAALSSTIWTFSKEKSGTPPPWKAEQTIAVKPIVVEGKPVPGLISDLVVSMDDRFLYFANWLQGDVRQYDVANPFKPKLTGQLYIGGLVGKAGSVHGRKLAGGPQMLQLSLDGRRLYVTNSLYSTWDNQFYPEVAKQGSWLVQINCDTSRGGLSVDERMFIDFGREPNGPVRAHEIRYPGGDCTSDIFT